From the genome of Solidesulfovibrio carbinolicus, one region includes:
- a CDS encoding PAS domain S-box protein has protein sequence MTPRLALPKLADLAAALPRLLRSIRCSLITKLAIASGAALMLFFFLWSSLNINAMKTLSTEAAMSDMDRLGNTINLGLHYAMLTYAPDSIREIIKSISTQQGIISIRVYNKKGQIKYSNLLSEIDETTDIKEEACYVCHRTTPPQVHIPRRERTRFFTDASGHPCIGILRPIENEPSCAGDPCHVHPADKKILGLLDITVSQAGSEAMLAGYTERNFLAALGAAAGTFLVLFLCTHLLVNRPVRAMIRATRAIASGRGFTGLDLKQSDELGELGRAIDTMGREVFAKQYELVRQKNRYQDLFEHVPCTITVQDKNLRLLSYNQAFADEFHARPGEYCYKVYKGRDEPCVHCPVIRTFEDGLPHVTEEITVDRDGCRRTFFVSTSPMTDESGAIASVMEISLDISESKFLEEELERSRKKYQAIFSCIPSALFVLSPEDLTILECNARPETLYGYQPTELLGRPFLSLFDEPDVAPFEAAIRAQRHIDRVRHRRKDGTGFFAAVRTSSAAYPGAQVYLASVTDITSRLETEQQLIQASKMATLGEMSTSVAHELNQPMTVIQTIADLLVRRVRRGQCVDQDTLTEMAEGISRHIARATSIINHMREFGRKADRHVAAVSLGAVIRRTFELFSQQLKVRNIEVTFELPDDLPDVAAQANPLEQVFMNLLLNARDAVDERYGQQSVPGVKRIAIAAGLDTVDGRQFVTASVADNGPGIAPEVVGRIFEPFFTTKEVGKGTGLGLSISYGIVKDYGGDIVADAAPEGGARFTIRLPVWPDPGQSPQSEAFPPRD, from the coding sequence ATGACGCCTCGCCTGGCCCTGCCCAAGCTCGCCGACCTTGCCGCCGCCTTGCCGCGGCTTTTGCGCTCCATCCGCTGCTCGCTCATCACCAAACTGGCCATCGCCTCGGGCGCGGCCTTGATGCTCTTTTTCTTCCTGTGGTCGTCGCTCAACATCAACGCCATGAAGACCCTGTCCACCGAGGCGGCCATGTCGGACATGGACCGCCTGGGCAACACCATTAACCTCGGCCTGCACTATGCCATGCTCACCTACGCCCCGGATTCCATCCGGGAGATCATCAAGAGCATCAGCACCCAGCAGGGCATCATCTCCATCCGCGTCTACAATAAAAAAGGCCAGATCAAGTATTCCAACCTCCTCTCCGAGATCGACGAGACCACCGACATCAAGGAAGAGGCCTGCTACGTCTGCCACCGCACGACCCCGCCCCAGGTCCACATTCCCCGGCGCGAGCGCACCCGCTTTTTCACCGACGCCTCGGGCCATCCCTGCATCGGCATCCTGCGCCCCATCGAAAACGAACCGTCCTGCGCGGGCGACCCCTGCCACGTCCACCCGGCCGACAAGAAGATCCTGGGCCTACTCGACATCACCGTGTCCCAGGCCGGCAGCGAAGCCATGCTGGCCGGCTACACCGAACGCAATTTCCTGGCCGCCCTGGGCGCGGCCGCCGGCACCTTCCTGGTGCTGTTTCTGTGCACCCACCTTTTGGTCAACCGCCCGGTGCGGGCCATGATCCGGGCCACCAGGGCCATTGCCTCGGGCCGGGGGTTCACGGGCCTTGACCTCAAGCAGTCCGACGAACTGGGCGAGCTGGGCCGGGCCATCGACACCATGGGCCGCGAGGTGTTCGCCAAGCAGTACGAGCTGGTGCGCCAGAAAAACCGCTACCAGGACCTTTTTGAGCACGTGCCCTGCACCATCACCGTCCAGGATAAGAACCTGCGCCTTTTAAGCTACAACCAGGCCTTTGCCGACGAATTCCACGCCCGCCCCGGGGAGTACTGCTACAAGGTCTACAAGGGCCGCGACGAACCCTGCGTCCACTGCCCGGTCATCCGCACCTTCGAGGACGGCCTGCCCCACGTCACCGAGGAGATCACCGTGGACCGCGACGGCTGCCGTCGCACCTTTTTCGTCAGCACCTCGCCCATGACCGACGAATCCGGGGCCATCGCCTCGGTCATGGAAATCAGCCTGGACATTTCCGAGAGCAAGTTCCTGGAAGAGGAGCTGGAGCGTTCCCGCAAAAAGTATCAGGCCATCTTCAGCTGCATCCCCTCGGCGCTTTTCGTGCTGTCCCCCGAGGACCTGACCATCCTGGAATGCAACGCCAGGCCCGAGACCCTCTACGGCTACCAGCCAACGGAACTCCTTGGCCGGCCGTTTCTTTCGCTGTTCGACGAACCCGACGTCGCGCCCTTCGAGGCGGCCATACGGGCGCAGCGCCACATCGACCGGGTGCGCCACCGCCGCAAGGACGGCACGGGCTTTTTCGCCGCCGTGCGCACCTCCTCGGCCGCCTATCCCGGAGCCCAGGTCTACCTGGCCTCGGTCACCGACATCACCAGCCGTCTGGAGACCGAACAGCAGCTCATCCAGGCCAGCAAGATGGCGACCCTGGGCGAGATGTCCACCAGCGTGGCCCACGAACTCAACCAGCCCATGACCGTCATCCAGACCATCGCCGACCTCCTCGTGCGCCGAGTGCGCCGGGGCCAGTGCGTGGACCAGGACACGCTGACCGAAATGGCCGAGGGCATCAGCCGCCACATCGCCCGGGCGACCAGCATCATCAACCACATGCGGGAATTTGGCCGCAAAGCCGACCGCCACGTCGCCGCCGTGTCCCTGGGCGCGGTCATAAGGCGCACCTTTGAGCTTTTTTCCCAGCAGCTCAAGGTCCGCAACATCGAGGTGACCTTCGAGCTGCCGGACGACCTGCCAGACGTGGCCGCCCAGGCCAATCCCCTGGAGCAGGTGTTCATGAATCTGCTGTTAAACGCCCGGGACGCCGTGGACGAACGTTACGGCCAGCAATCCGTGCCCGGGGTCAAGCGCATCGCCATCGCCGCCGGGCTGGACACCGTGGACGGCAGGCAATTCGTGACCGCAAGCGTGGCCGACAACGGTCCGGGCATCGCCCCGGAGGTGGTCGGGCGCATCTTCGAACCGTTTTTCACCACCAAGGAAGTGGGCAAGGGAACGGGGCTCGGGCTGTCCATCAGCTACGGAATCGTCAAGGATTACGGGGGAGACATCGTGGCCGACGCCGCGCCGGAGGGCGGCGCGCGCTTCACCATCCGGCTGCCGGTCTGGCCCGATCCCGGCCAGTCCCCCCAGAGCGAAGCATTCCCGCCCCGCGACTGA
- a CDS encoding response regulator has product MAHTILIVDDDPDIVAYLEDVFTDEGYRTVSARNGKQALAAIESERPDAITLDLEMPDMTGPKFNRALEKSGRDIPIVVITGHPGLKYVIPGARAVFDKPIDRLALLAALRDILGQDDN; this is encoded by the coding sequence ATGGCCCATACCATCCTGATCGTGGACGACGATCCGGATATTGTCGCCTACCTCGAGGACGTCTTCACCGACGAAGGCTACCGCACGGTCTCCGCCCGAAACGGCAAGCAGGCCCTGGCCGCCATTGAATCCGAGCGCCCCGACGCCATCACCCTGGACCTGGAAATGCCGGACATGACCGGCCCCAAGTTCAACCGCGCCCTGGAGAAATCCGGCCGCGACATCCCCATCGTGGTCATCACCGGCCATCCCGGCCTCAAATACGTGATCCCCGGAGCCCGGGCCGTGTTCGACAAACCCATCGACCGGCTGGCCTTACTCGCCGCGCTTCGTGATATTCTCGGACAGGACGACAACTAA
- the divK gene encoding DVU0259 family response regulator domain-containing protein translates to MAKKIMVVDDDPQIISYLTTLFADNGYDVCSASDGEVALSVLEKERPDCITLDLEMPNEWGPRFYRKYSQKEEFKHTPVIVISGLDGHDQSIRKAVAAIRKPFEPEAVLTAVKKALGE, encoded by the coding sequence ATGGCCAAGAAAATCATGGTGGTCGACGACGATCCGCAGATCATCTCGTACCTGACGACCCTTTTTGCCGACAACGGCTATGACGTGTGCAGCGCGTCCGACGGCGAAGTCGCCCTTTCGGTCCTCGAAAAAGAGCGCCCCGACTGCATCACCCTGGACCTGGAGATGCCCAACGAATGGGGGCCGCGCTTTTACCGCAAATACAGCCAGAAAGAAGAGTTCAAGCACACGCCGGTCATCGTCATCAGCGGCCTCGACGGCCATGACCAGTCCATCCGCAAGGCCGTGGCCGCCATCCGCAAACCCTTCGAGCCCGAAGCGGTGCTGACGGCCGTCAAAAAGGCCCTGGGCGAGTAG
- a CDS encoding SMR family transporter yields MTLTQTYLCLGAAIVAEVVATTTLKTTANFTRLWPSLAVIAGYGVSFYLLTFALTVLPTGIAYAIWSGVGIILISAAGWLLHGQRLDAPAIIGLGLIIAGVVVVNVFSKSISH; encoded by the coding sequence ATGACCCTCACCCAAACCTATCTCTGCCTGGGCGCGGCCATCGTGGCCGAAGTCGTGGCCACGACCACGCTTAAGACCACCGCCAACTTCACCCGCCTGTGGCCGAGCCTGGCCGTCATCGCCGGTTACGGCGTCTCGTTTTACCTGCTGACCTTCGCCCTGACCGTCCTGCCAACCGGCATCGCTTACGCCATCTGGTCCGGGGTGGGCATCATCCTCATCTCCGCCGCCGGCTGGCTCCTCCACGGCCAACGCCTGGACGCGCCGGCCATCATCGGCCTGGGCCTCATCATCGCCGGCGTGGTGGTGGTCAACGTCTTTTCCAAAAGCATCAGCCACTGA
- the cadR gene encoding Cd(II)/Pb(II)-responsive transcriptional regulator: MRIGELAKKAGCGADTVRYYEREGLLPPPGRSEGNYRLYDAGHLARLAFIRNCRALEMSLGEIRTLLGVKDGGGADCSGVTALLDAHIGHVDERIARLAALREQLAGLRERCCGVTPVADCGILQGLAEGGGEAAAGGGRKCLGDAGSLCGREAG, from the coding sequence ATGCGCATAGGCGAACTGGCCAAAAAGGCGGGCTGCGGGGCGGACACGGTGCGGTATTACGAGCGTGAGGGTTTGTTGCCGCCGCCGGGCCGCAGCGAGGGCAATTACCGGTTGTATGACGCCGGGCATCTGGCCCGGCTGGCGTTTATTCGCAATTGCCGGGCCTTGGAGATGAGCCTTGGCGAGATCCGCACGCTTCTTGGGGTCAAGGATGGCGGCGGGGCGGATTGTTCCGGGGTGACGGCGCTTTTGGACGCCCACATCGGCCATGTGGACGAGCGCATCGCCCGGCTGGCCGCCTTGCGTGAGCAGTTGGCCGGGTTGCGGGAGCGGTGTTGCGGCGTGACGCCCGTGGCCGACTGCGGCATTTTGCAGGGTTTGGCCGAGGGCGGCGGCGAGGCAGCGGCCGGCGGCGGACGAAAGTGCCTGGGCGACGCCGGCAGTTTGTGCGGCCGGGAGGCGGGCTAA
- a CDS encoding heavy metal translocating P-type ATPase, producing MSHEHAHGHGHDHEPCRCDGPNSGLSGAAPGNGHGHEHGGAAGTLLGPLAKADIFPCCCGGACGDSAAKPQAPADLPPGQSVDVFRIEAMDCPTEERLIRKALEPMAGVNGLAFNLLGRELTVSHDLPSPDAITAAIAALGMEAVPVDKGRPAAPEPAPVWMTPKLAASLALAVAAELLEWQEVASPWLPAICAVVAIALSGLPVFKKGWLAVLRRDLNINALMSVAAAGAVLLGQFPEAAMVMALFAMAEKLEAASLTRAKNAVAALLALAPQEATVIGDDGSEAVVAAGDVAVGSRIRLRPGERVPLDGAVEAGRSALDQSAVTGESLPVEKGPGDQLFAGTVNQEGELIYRTTALADDSTLARITRAVVASPGKKARTERFVDRFAAVYTPGVFAVALAVAVGPPLIAGASFADWIYKGLVILVIACPCALVISTPVSMVSGLAAAARRGILIKGGLFLEQGHSLKTMVLDKTGTLTTGRPSAAETIDLAGDAAANRAIAVSLAARSDHPVSKALARAGREDGVAALPVADFAALPGRGVRGVVDGVLYHLGNHRLIEELGLCGPAIETRLEALEAQGQTAALLAGPDMVLAIYAAADMIKPHSREAVAELHSLGIRTVLLSGDNSRTAAVIAGQAGIDEARGDQLPEDKAAAVDALTARDGGKALVGMVGDGINDAPALARADIGFAMAAAGTDAAIETADVAIMDDDLRKVAAFVRLSRATVSTLKQNIALALGLKGLVLALTLLGYGSMLLAVFADMGTSLLVIANGLRLLRK from the coding sequence ATGTCCCACGAACATGCCCATGGCCACGGTCATGACCACGAACCCTGCCGCTGCGACGGCCCCAATTCCGGGCTGTCCGGCGCCGCGCCCGGAAACGGGCACGGGCACGAACACGGCGGTGCCGCCGGAACGCTGCTTGGCCCTCTGGCCAAGGCCGACATCTTCCCCTGCTGCTGCGGCGGAGCCTGCGGCGACAGCGCCGCCAAGCCCCAGGCCCCGGCCGATCTGCCGCCCGGCCAGAGCGTCGACGTCTTTCGCATCGAAGCCATGGACTGCCCCACCGAAGAGCGCCTGATCCGAAAAGCCCTCGAACCCATGGCCGGCGTCAACGGCCTCGCCTTCAACCTGCTCGGCCGGGAACTGACCGTCAGCCACGACCTGCCTTCCCCCGACGCCATCACCGCCGCCATCGCCGCCCTGGGCATGGAAGCCGTGCCCGTGGACAAGGGCCGACCGGCCGCCCCCGAGCCGGCTCCGGTCTGGATGACGCCGAAGCTGGCCGCGTCCCTTGCCCTGGCCGTGGCCGCCGAACTCCTCGAATGGCAGGAGGTGGCCTCGCCCTGGCTGCCGGCGATCTGCGCCGTCGTTGCCATCGCCCTGTCCGGCCTGCCGGTCTTCAAAAAGGGCTGGCTGGCCGTGCTGCGCCGCGACCTCAACATCAACGCGCTCATGAGCGTGGCCGCCGCCGGCGCGGTGCTGCTGGGCCAGTTCCCCGAGGCGGCCATGGTCATGGCGCTGTTTGCCATGGCCGAAAAGCTCGAAGCCGCCTCGCTCACCCGGGCCAAGAACGCCGTGGCCGCCCTGCTCGCCCTGGCTCCCCAGGAAGCCACGGTCATCGGCGACGACGGGTCCGAAGCCGTGGTCGCGGCCGGGGACGTGGCCGTGGGCAGCCGGATACGCCTGCGCCCGGGCGAGCGCGTGCCCCTGGACGGCGCGGTCGAGGCCGGCCGGTCGGCCCTGGACCAGTCGGCCGTCACCGGCGAGTCCCTGCCCGTGGAAAAAGGCCCGGGCGACCAGCTCTTCGCCGGCACGGTCAATCAGGAAGGCGAGCTGATCTACCGCACCACCGCCCTGGCCGACGACTCCACCCTGGCCCGCATCACCCGGGCCGTGGTCGCCTCGCCCGGCAAAAAAGCCCGCACCGAACGGTTCGTGGACCGCTTCGCCGCCGTCTACACCCCGGGCGTCTTTGCCGTGGCCCTGGCCGTGGCCGTGGGGCCGCCGCTGATTGCCGGCGCGTCCTTTGCCGACTGGATCTACAAAGGGCTGGTCATCCTGGTCATCGCCTGCCCCTGCGCCCTGGTCATCTCCACCCCCGTGTCCATGGTCAGCGGCCTGGCCGCCGCCGCCCGGCGCGGCATTCTTATTAAGGGGGGCCTATTCCTCGAACAGGGCCATAGCCTCAAAACCATGGTCCTCGACAAGACCGGCACCCTGACCACCGGCCGGCCCAGCGCCGCCGAAACCATCGATCTGGCTGGTGACGCCGCCGCCAACCGGGCCATCGCCGTCAGCCTGGCCGCCCGCTCGGACCATCCCGTGTCCAAGGCCCTGGCCCGGGCCGGACGCGAGGACGGGGTGGCCGCACTGCCCGTGGCCGACTTCGCCGCCCTGCCCGGACGCGGCGTGCGCGGCGTCGTGGACGGCGTTCTTTACCATCTCGGCAACCACCGCCTTATCGAAGAACTGGGCCTGTGCGGCCCGGCCATCGAAACCCGGCTGGAAGCCCTGGAAGCCCAGGGCCAAACAGCCGCCCTCCTGGCCGGCCCGGACATGGTGCTCGCCATCTACGCCGCCGCCGACATGATAAAGCCCCATAGCCGGGAGGCCGTGGCCGAGCTGCACAGCCTGGGCATCCGCACGGTGCTGCTCTCCGGCGACAACAGCCGCACCGCCGCCGTCATCGCGGGGCAAGCCGGCATCGACGAGGCGCGCGGCGATCAGCTGCCCGAGGACAAGGCCGCCGCCGTGGACGCGCTGACGGCCAGGGACGGCGGCAAGGCGCTCGTCGGCATGGTCGGCGACGGCATCAACGACGCCCCGGCCCTGGCCCGGGCCGACATCGGCTTCGCCATGGCCGCCGCCGGAACCGACGCGGCCATCGAAACGGCCGACGTGGCCATCATGGACGACGACCTGCGCAAGGTGGCGGCCTTCGTGCGCCTGTCCCGGGCAACCGTCTCCACCCTCAAACAGAACATCGCCCTGGCCCTGGGCCTCAAGGGGCTGGTGCTGGCGCTGACCCTGCTCGGCTACGGCTCCATGCTGCTGGCCGTCTTCGCCGATATGGGCACAAGCTTGCTGGTGATCGCTAATGGACTGCGGTTATTAAGGAAATGA
- a CDS encoding single-stranded DNA-binding protein: MAGSINKVILVGRLGQDPKLNYLPSGQPVAEFSVATDESYKDREGNKVEKTEWHRVKVFGRSAEFCNNYLAKGRLVYIEGSIRTRSWDDQQGQKRYMTEVVVSGPGHTVQGLDSRGGQTAEAPVGGDEGFAPRRGGGQQGGYGNQPGGQGGGYGGAPRQGGQQAGGRPQQGGGRQSYPEDDLGPAFPSEASGMDDVPF, translated from the coding sequence ATGGCCGGAAGCATCAACAAAGTCATTCTCGTCGGTCGTCTGGGCCAGGACCCCAAGCTGAATTACCTGCCTTCGGGCCAGCCCGTGGCCGAGTTCAGCGTGGCCACCGACGAATCCTACAAGGACCGCGAGGGCAACAAGGTCGAGAAGACCGAATGGCACCGGGTCAAGGTGTTCGGCCGCTCGGCGGAATTTTGCAACAACTACCTCGCCAAGGGGCGGCTGGTCTATATTGAGGGCAGCATTCGCACCCGCAGTTGGGACGACCAGCAAGGCCAGAAGCGCTACATGACCGAGGTGGTGGTGTCCGGCCCCGGCCACACCGTCCAGGGCCTGGATTCGCGCGGCGGCCAGACCGCCGAGGCCCCCGTGGGCGGCGACGAGGGCTTCGCCCCGCGTCGCGGCGGCGGCCAACAGGGCGGCTACGGCAATCAGCCAGGCGGCCAGGGCGGCGGCTACGGCGGCGCGCCGCGCCAAGGCGGCCAGCAGGCCGGCGGCCGGCCCCAGCAGGGCGGCGGGCGTCAGTCCTATCCCGAAGACGACCTCGGCCCGGCCTTCCCCTCCGAAGCCTCGGGCATGGACGACGTGCCGTTCTAG
- a CDS encoding biotin attachment protein has protein sequence MIDVKALLEDIKAAPYEEIVVASPHTGVVTFAGIEPGTRVTGISGAYGEKPGTLLAKLTREHNDKPLYANAKGVVGTVHRELEGRFVEAGTPLVVIRHYLSKDEVIASILQKVLYLFRAPERAKYYFIPSVDKKVKASGARSVTVKPGMELFIVSRMKREKPLLYEGPEGIIYAVYFQHDQNVDQGAPLVGVCPADQTDLIQDVVNRVRTDWEEKE, from the coding sequence GTGATCGACGTCAAAGCCCTGCTCGAAGACATCAAGGCCGCGCCCTACGAGGAAATCGTGGTGGCTTCGCCCCATACCGGCGTGGTGACCTTCGCCGGCATCGAACCCGGCACGCGCGTCACCGGCATTTCCGGGGCCTACGGCGAAAAGCCCGGCACGCTTCTGGCCAAGCTCACTCGGGAGCATAACGACAAGCCCCTTTACGCCAACGCCAAGGGCGTGGTGGGCACGGTCCACCGGGAACTCGAAGGCCGCTTCGTCGAGGCCGGCACGCCCCTGGTCGTCATCCGCCACTACCTGTCCAAGGACGAGGTCATCGCCAGCATCCTGCAAAAGGTGCTCTACCTCTTCCGCGCCCCGGAACGGGCCAAATACTATTTCATCCCGAGCGTGGACAAGAAGGTGAAGGCTTCCGGCGCGCGGTCGGTGACCGTCAAACCCGGCATGGAGCTTTTTATCGTCTCGCGCATGAAGCGCGAGAAGCCGCTGCTCTACGAAGGCCCCGAAGGCATCATCTACGCCGTCTATTTCCAGCACGACCAGAACGTGGACCAGGGCGCGCCCCTTGTGGGCGTGTGTCCGGCCGACCAGACCGACCTTATCCAGGACGTGGTCAACCGCGTGCGCACGGACTGGGAGGAAAAGGAATAG